In Capsicum annuum cultivar UCD-10X-F1 chromosome 11, UCD10Xv1.1, whole genome shotgun sequence, one genomic interval encodes:
- the LOC107846696 gene encoding uncharacterized protein LOC107846696, with protein sequence MSVKSDEATDDEIKAYEKGIKADEMTRCYILASMANVLQHQHQSMTTAYDMFKSLKEILGEQNRPVKHTVMKARLTIKMVKETLVREHVFKMMSLLNELKILNAVIDMESKVEMVLQTLPDSFQQFCLNNNMNNMDLSLAKLLNEEQTAKSIIKQQDPPAALMVEKPSASTFKLKGEKKKKAS encoded by the coding sequence ATGTCTGTTAAGTCGGATGAAGCCACTGATGATGAGATTAAAGCCTACGAAAAGGGGATCAAGGCTGACGAGATGACTAGATGCTACATTCTTGCCTCTATGGCAAATGTGTTGCAGCATCAACATCAATCCATGACTACTGCATATGATATGTTTAAATCTCTCAAAGAGATACTTGGTGAGCAAAATCGTCCTGTAAAGCATACGGTCATGAAAGCTCGTTTGACCATAAAAATGGTTAAAGAAACTTTAGTAAGGGAACATGTTTTTAAAATGATGAGTTTGTTGAATGAGCTGAAAATTCTTAATGCGGTTATTGATATGGAATCTAAGGTTGAAATGGTCCTGCAGACTCTGCCGGACAGTTTTCAGCAGTTTTGCTTGaataataatatgaataatatggaCTTATCTCTTGCAAAATTGTTGAATGAGGAGCAAACGGCAAAATCTATCATTAAGCAACAAGATCCTCCTGCGGCTTTGATGGTTGAAAAACCTTCAGCTTCGACTTTTAAGCTGAAAggcgaaaagaaaaaaaaagcttcGTAA